GAGCCGCCATGCACGGCCACCCCGGCTGGTTTGTCGACCGCCAGCAGGTGCTGATCCTCCCACAGCACGGGATGCGGGAACTCGCCGGGTGCAGTCGGGACCATCGCTGATTCGGCCACGCGGACCGGCGGCAACCGCACCTCATCGCCGGTTGACAGCTTGGTTTCGGCACGCACGCGACCGCCGTTAACCCGTACCTCGCCGGAACGGATGATGCGATAAACATGCGTCTTGGGCACCCCTTTCAGCTCGCGGATAAGGAAGTTGTCAACGCGCTGGCCGGCGTAGTCTTCGGTTACGCGAAGATGACGCACTTTCGCCACCACAGCGCCAGCGTCATCGACGCCCTGCCGGGAGGCTCCATCAGCGGCAGAAAATTGCCGAGAAACGCGTCCTAAGTCCTTCATTTGCCTTATAATTTGCCTGTTGACGTAGTTCGAAGGAACTGCGGCATTTTGAATCCGGTGCACGGGTCCACGCCACCAACAGGCGCTTTCTGGGTGACTATCATGGAAAGTGCGGGCGAACAGAGGGTCAGCAATGATCCGCTTCGCGTCAGGTAAGCGGGATTCGCGCGGATTCCACGGTCAAGCCGCCACCGGGAAAAGCGGCGATTGTAAGAGTTCAGCCACCGCGCGGCGCCTTTCGTTGCTCGCTGGCCTGTGAAAAAAGATTGAAGCGGGGCCGCCCGATAACCAACGGCGAGTCCCAAGAAGAAAATTTCGTCATGAACCCGCGCAACAGCGCAACCAGCGTGAGCCTCCCGGTCAACGACCGGGCTCCCGCCCTGCCCACCCCGACAGCGACCGCGCCTCGCGCGTACTCGTTGCCCCGGTTGTCTGGCCAGGTCAAGGTTCTGCCTCCCATCCGTCAGGCCACGATTTTTCTGTTCAGATCTATGCGCCCATTCTCGCCCGCGCTGCGCGCCGCGAGAATCGGTGACATTTCACTGGCTTAGCAGCATCCGTCTGGTTCACCGCTCGTTCGCTGAACGGGAAGGTACGCATGAAACGCATGCTGTTCAATGCAACCCAGTCGGAAGAACTGCGCGTTGCCATCGTCGATGGTCAGAAACTGATCGATCTCGACATCGAGTCTGCTTCCAAGGAGCAGCGCAAAAGCAACATCTACAAGGGCACCATCACGCGCGTCGAGCCGTCGCTGGAAGCCTGTTTCGTCGACTACGGCACCGAGCGCAACGGCTTCCTGCCATTCAAGGAAATCGCACGCTCCGTGCTCTCCGGCGACGCTGATGTCAGCCGTAACAAGATCGGCGACAGCCTGAAGGTTGGCCAGGAACTGATCGTTCAGGTAGAGAAGGACGAGCGTGGCAACAAGGGCGCCGCGCTGACCAGCTTCGTCTCGCTGGCCGGCCGTTATCTGGTGCTGATGCCTAATAACCCTCGCGGCGGCGGCGTATCGCGCCGCATCGAGGGCGAAGACCGCAACGAACTGCGTGACACCATGGCGCAGCTCGAAGTGCCTAACGGCATGAGCATCATCGCCCGCACCGCCGGTATTGGCCGTACCGCAGAAGAGCTGCAATGGGATCTGAACTACCTCCTGCAACTGTGGACCGCCATTGACGGTGCCGCCAAGGGCAACAAGGCACCGCTGCTGATCTATCAGGAATCGAGCCTGGTGATTCGCGCCATCCGCGACTACTACACGCAGGACATCGGCGAGATCCTGATCGACACCGAAGACATCTTCGAGCAGGCCAAGGGCTTCATGGGCCATGTGATGCCCAACACGGTCAGCCGCGTCAAGCTCTATCACGACGATGTGCCGCTGTTCTCGCGCTTCCAGATCGAACACCAGATCGAAAGCGCGTTCAGCCGCACGGTCAACCTGCCCTCGGGTGGCGCGATCGTCATCGACCACACCGAGGCGCTGGTCTCGATCGACGTCAACTCGGCACGCGCCACCAAAGGCGGCGACATCGAGACGACGGCGTTCAACACCAACCTCGAAGCGGCCGAAGAAGTCGCGCGCCAGTTGCGCCTGCGTGACCTCGGCGGCCTCGTCGTCGTGGACTTCATCGACATGGAGTCGTCCAAGCATCAGCGCGAAGTCGAAGACAAGCTCCGCGACGCGATGAAGCTCGACCGCGCCCGCGTGCAGCTGGGCAAGATCTCGCGCTTCGGCCTGATGGAGCTGTCGCGTCAGCGCCTGAAACCAAGCCTCGGCGAGTCGGCCCACCTGCCCTGCCCGCGCTGCCACGGCACCGGCCACATCCGCTCGACCGAATCGATCGCGCTGCACATCCTGCGCATCATCCAGGAAGAGGCGATGAAGGACAACAGCGCGCAGGTCATCGCGCAAGTCCCGGTTGACGTCGCGACCTATCTGCTCAACGAGAAGCGATTCGACATCCAGTCGCTCGAGACGCGCCTCAAGGTCAGCGTGGTGCTGATCCCCAACATGTACCTCGAGACGCCCAACTACACGGTGCAGCGTCTGAAGCACGACGAGCTCAACTCGGCCGAACCGCTTCCGACCAGCTACAAGATGGTCGAGCGTCCCGAGCAGGTTGATCCCGTCGAGGCGATCAAGCAGGAAGCCCACGAGGTTCGCGTCGAGGCTGCGGTCAAGGGCATCACGCCTGCGCAGCCGGCCCCGGTCGTCGAGCCGAAGCCGGAAACACCGGTTGCTGCTGCAGCACCTGTGGCGGTGGCGCCCATGCAAAAGGCTGGCCTTTGGGCGCGCGTGAAGTCGATCTTCGGCATTGAGGCTGCGGCACCGGTCGCTGAGCCACAACCCGCAAAGGCGGAAGAAAAGAAACGCGATGACCGCCGCGACGGTAACCGTGACCGTGGTGGTCGCAATGATCGCGGTGACCGCCGCGACCGCAATGACCGCAATGACCGTGGTGATCGCAAGGACCGCAACGGTAAAGGCGATCGCAACGAAAGTCGCGGTGATCGCGACAACCGTAGCGACCGGAAGGATCGTGGTGACGCTAAACGTGACGGCCGCACGGACGGCAACCGTCAGGGCGACCGCGCTCCGCGCGAGCAACGCGAGCCGCGCGAACAGCGTGATGCACGCAATCAGGCCAATGCCGCCGAAGCGGTGACGCCGGGTGCCGGAGTGGTTGCAGGAGGCGCGGCCGACAGCAACAAGGCTCCGCGCGAGAACCGTGAGAATCGCGAAAACCGCGGTGAACGCGGTGACCGTGGCGGGCGTCGTGAACGCGGCGAGCGCGGTGATCGCCCGCCGCGCGACGGCAACAATGCGCCGGCACCGCTGGTTGCAAACGCAGAAGCGCAAGCAGCTGACGTTCAACAGGCCACCAGCGCACAACCGCAAACGACAGTCGATGGCACGTCGCAAGAACGTGGCGATCGTCCGCCGCGCGGCGAACGTGGTTCGCGTCGCCGCGATCGCGACAGCCGTGGCGAACGCGGCGAAAATGGTGAAGGTGGAGAAGGACGCCGCGAACGCGCAGCCACCGACAGTCAGGGTGATGCCGGTGTTGTAACCGCGCCGAAGGTGAACGAGGCGGCTGGTGGGGTGCAAGCGTCGATGTTCGATGCCGCGCCGGCGCCAGCAAGCGCCCCTGTATCTGCCCCAGCCCCGATGGCACCTGCGGCGCAAGTCGCAGCTCCTGCCGCACCGGCTGCGACTGCCGCCCCAGTGGCTGCACGCGAATCGGTGAAGCCCTTCACCTACCAGTTGCCCGGTGATGCTGGCTTGCAGATGATGGAAACCCGCAGCAGTGGCGCGCCGTCGCCCGCAGTGGCCGATGAACCGGTCAAGCGCGGTCGCGCACGCCCGCCGCGCGCCGAGGTTGCCGCCGAGCCAATGCAAATGGTAGAGACCGGCAAACCGTCGGGACAACCCGAGACCGTACAGCAGTAGCTCGCGACTCTGCATGCAAAAGGCCCGCCCTCGCGGGCCTTTTGCTTTTTGGCGGTATCGCGCGCTTGGGGAACACGTCCTGCCGCCAGCTGCAACGTTAATCGTTTCACCGTTTGCGCTGATCGCCTGAAGACGCTTACGGCGCAGTACCGCCGTTCTGCCAGCCGCCACGCACTCATTGACCAAACGCAAATGGATCGCAGTTTGGACATTTCGCCATAGAGCAACGCTCAATGCGGGTGCTACTATGTTCAAGTGCATAAGACGATGCGGCGATGGGTTGCAATTCTCCTTATGACTTTGCTGTCAGGGAGCGTCTTTGCCCAATCTTGTGAGCTGAGCTGCGAGCTGTCTCGTGTGAGTGAGGGAGCAGCAGTCCATCAAGATGGCGCAACGCATCATCACGATTCGTCAGCTACCAGCGCAGCGGCAGACGATGCAGCATGCCCTTTGAGTGCACTTTGCGCCTTCGCTCACTCGATCGGGCTGCTGCCAGCCGA
This is a stretch of genomic DNA from Casimicrobium huifangae. It encodes these proteins:
- a CDS encoding Rne/Rng family ribonuclease, whose product is MKRMLFNATQSEELRVAIVDGQKLIDLDIESASKEQRKSNIYKGTITRVEPSLEACFVDYGTERNGFLPFKEIARSVLSGDADVSRNKIGDSLKVGQELIVQVEKDERGNKGAALTSFVSLAGRYLVLMPNNPRGGGVSRRIEGEDRNELRDTMAQLEVPNGMSIIARTAGIGRTAEELQWDLNYLLQLWTAIDGAAKGNKAPLLIYQESSLVIRAIRDYYTQDIGEILIDTEDIFEQAKGFMGHVMPNTVSRVKLYHDDVPLFSRFQIEHQIESAFSRTVNLPSGGAIVIDHTEALVSIDVNSARATKGGDIETTAFNTNLEAAEEVARQLRLRDLGGLVVVDFIDMESSKHQREVEDKLRDAMKLDRARVQLGKISRFGLMELSRQRLKPSLGESAHLPCPRCHGTGHIRSTESIALHILRIIQEEAMKDNSAQVIAQVPVDVATYLLNEKRFDIQSLETRLKVSVVLIPNMYLETPNYTVQRLKHDELNSAEPLPTSYKMVERPEQVDPVEAIKQEAHEVRVEAAVKGITPAQPAPVVEPKPETPVAAAAPVAVAPMQKAGLWARVKSIFGIEAAAPVAEPQPAKAEEKKRDDRRDGNRDRGGRNDRGDRRDRNDRNDRGDRKDRNGKGDRNESRGDRDNRSDRKDRGDAKRDGRTDGNRQGDRAPREQREPREQRDARNQANAAEAVTPGAGVVAGGAADSNKAPRENRENRENRGERGDRGGRRERGERGDRPPRDGNNAPAPLVANAEAQAADVQQATSAQPQTTVDGTSQERGDRPPRGERGSRRRDRDSRGERGENGEGGEGRRERAATDSQGDAGVVTAPKVNEAAGGVQASMFDAAPAPASAPVSAPAPMAPAAQVAAPAAPAATAAPVAARESVKPFTYQLPGDAGLQMMETRSSGAPSPAVADEPVKRGRARPPRAEVAAEPMQMVETGKPSGQPETVQQ